The proteins below come from a single Megalops cyprinoides isolate fMegCyp1 chromosome 5, fMegCyp1.pri, whole genome shotgun sequence genomic window:
- the LOC118777656 gene encoding zinc finger protein 366-like: MEAVAAAPKMESDMTQAGPEQSALIADPSSVLNHDVYLKPLPLFLKPRRLSPPRDLFSRNFAPFRSQTHLGYERFLSLSEAGSRRRKGPPLRATLQEPQSPDETEEERSAKTVDLSHLPYPLPHPVPALPPKYSPQMIDLNRLQFYRTLDRFDAMRVKQEPVSHDGMWPPSRFLLRPPPPYFPSPYPSLVPFPFFMPGPALHLPPHSFYQREALGRHQRGPGGRQGAPGGVEKLGVSVHVDDSYYVDVGGEQKRWKCRMCEKSYTSKYNLVTHILGHSGIKPHGCGQCGKLFKQLSHLHTHMLTHQGARPHKCQVCHKAFTQTSHLKRHMMQHSDVKPHSCGVCGRGFAYPSELRAHELKHEKGQENVCVECGLDFPTLAQLKRHLTAHRGPTQYSCTDCEKTFQYPSQLQNHMMKHKDIRPYICGECGMEFIQSHHLKQHTLTHKGVKEHKCRICGREFTLLANMKRHVLIHTNIRAYQCHLCFKSFVQKQTLKAHMIVHSEVKPYKCKLCGKEFNRMHNLMGHMHLHSDSKPFKCLYCPSKFTLKGNLTRHIKVKHGVLERGLGAWGFRRRGRYHLSTKLGVLSRFGQEEPFDLSQKAAVKLRLAQSVRESVQGSMGQEEAEDTFYRMSQRSPEEGGHDGLAFISDERSCSRDGPDEPLEGVSDSEDREKPSGQAGKVEPCEKQKYYLGSEEYSCRGHHSQQSSASPGDVCAQISLRNRETSCESENLPLTL; the protein is encoded by the exons aAGATGGAGTCAGACATGACCCAGGCTGGGCCTGAGCAGAGCGCCCTTATTGCTGATCCGAGTTCAGTCCTGAATCATGATGTCTACCTGAAACCCCTCCCACTTTTCCTCAAACCCCGGAGACTGTCCCCACCCAGGGACCTTTTCAGCAGAAACTTTGCCCCTTTCAGGTCCCAGACCCACCTGGGATATGAGCGCTTCCTTTCCCTTTCAGAGGCAGGGTCCCGGAGACGGAAAGGGCCCCCTCTCAGAGCGACCCTCCAAGAGCCCCAGTCCCCTGACGAGACGGAAGAGGAGCGCAGCGCGAAGACTGTGGACCTCTCCCACCTCCCgtaccccctcccccatcccgTTCCAGCACTCCCTCCCAAGTACAGCCCCCAGATGATAGACCTGAACAGGCTGCAGTTCTACAGGACCCTGGACAGGTTCGACGCTATGCGAGTGAAGCAGGAGCCAGTCAGCCACGACGGAATGTGGCCTCCCTCACGCTTCCTACTGCGCCCTCCCCCTCCGTACTTCCCGTCTCCCTACCCCAGCCTCGTCCCTTTCCCCTTCTTCATGCCCGGCCCGGCCTTGCACCTCCCCCCACACAGCTTCTACCAGAGGGAGGCCTTGGGCCGCCACCAGAGGGGTCCCGGCGGGCGTCAGGGGGCGCCGGGCGGCGTGGAGAAGCTGGGCGTCAGCGTCCACGTCGACGACAGCTACTACGTGGACGTGGGCGGCGAGCAGAAGCGCTGGAAGTGCCGCATGTGCGAGAAGTCCTACACCTCCAAGTACAACCTGGTGACGCACATCCTGGGCCACAGCGGCATCAAGCCGCACGGCTGCGGCCAGTGCGGCAAGCTCTTCAAGCAGCTGAGCcacctgcacacgcacatgctcacCCACCAGGGGGCGCGGCCGCACAAGTGCCAGGTGTGCCACAAGGCCTTCACGCAGACCAGCCACCTCAAGCGGCACATGATGCAGCACAGCGACGTCAAGCCCCACAGCTGCGGCGTGTGCGGCCGCGGCTTCGCCTACCCCAGCGAGCTGCGGGCCCACGAGCTGAAGCACGAGAAGGGCCAGGAGAACGTGTGCGTGGAGTGCGGCCTGGACTTCCCCACCCTGGCCCAGCTGAAGAGGCACCTGACGGCCCACCGGGGCCCCACGCAGTACAGCTGCACCGACTGCGAGAAGACCTTCCAGTACCCCAGCCAGCTGCAGAACCACATGATGAAGCACAAGGACATCAGGCCCTACATCTGCGGCGAGTGCGGCATGGAGTTCATCCAGTCCCACCACCTCAAGCAGCACACGCTCACCCATAAG GGAGTGAAGGAGCACAAGTGCCGTATTTGCGGGCGGGAGTTCACCCTGCTGGCCAACATGAAGCGCCACGTCCTGATCCACACCAACATCCGCGCCTACCAGTGCCACCTCTGCTTCAAGAGCTTCGTCCAGAAGCAGACCCTCAAAGCCCACATGATCGTCCACTCCGAGGTCAAGCCCTACAAGTGCAAG CTCTGCGGGAAGGAGTTCAACAGGATGCACAACCTGATGGGCCACATGCACCTGCACTCGGACAGCAAGCCCTTCAAATGCCTCTACTGCCCCAGCAAGTTCACCCTGAAGGGCAACCTGACCCGCCACATCAAGGTCAAGCACGGCGTCCTGGAGAGAGGGCTAGGCGCCTGGG GTTTCAGACGGAGAGGACGATACCACCTCTCCACCAAGCTGGGGGTCCTCAGCCGCTTCGGTCAGGAGGAGCCCTTTGACCTTTCCCAGAAGGCCGCTGTGAAGCTCCGGCTGGCCCAGTCGGTCAGGGAGAGCGTGCAGGGCAGCATGGGCCAGGAAGAGGCTGAGGACACCTTCTACAGGATGAGCCAACGCAGTCCGGAGGAGGGTGGTCACGACGGCCTCGCCTTCATTTCAGACGAGCGGTCCTGCAGCCGCGACGGCCCAGATGAGCCCCTTGAGGGGGTATCAGACAGCGAGGACAGGGAGAAGCCCAGCGGGCAGGCTGGGAAAGTGGAACCATGTGAAAAGCAGAAGTACTACCTGGGCAGTGAGGAGTACTCATGCAGAGGACACCACAGCCAGCAGAGTTCTGCTTCTCCAGGGGACGTCTGCGCCCAGATCAGCCTCAGGAACCGAGAAACAAGCTGTGAAAGTGAAAACCTACCGCTCACTTTGTGA